The following is a genomic window from Bordetella sp. H567.
GGAGGCCTCCGGCACCAATGTCACGGGCGTTTCCGATGCGCTGGACGTCAGCCGCCAGATCGATCTGATCCGCAAGATCGTGCCGAACGCCAAGCGCGTCGGCATGGTGTACAACCCCGGCGAAGCGAATTCCGTCGTGGTGGTCAAGCAGATGCAGGAATTGCTGCCCAAGGCCGGCATGAGCCTGGTGGAAGCGGCCGCGCCGCGCACGGTCGATGTGGCCGCCGCCGCGCGCAGCCTGATCGGCAAGGTGGACGTCATCTATACCAGCACGGACAACAACGTCGTCGCCGCCTACGAATCGCTCGTGAAGGTCGGCAACGACGCCAAGATTCCGCTGGTTGCGGCGGACAACGACAGTGTCAAGCGAGGCGCCATCGCCGCGCAGGGCGTGGACTATTACCAGTTGGGCAAGCAGGTGGGCGACGTCGTGGCCCGGATACTCAAGGGCGACAAGCCCGGGGCGATTCCCTCGGCCACGGTCACCACGGTGAAGCTCACGCTGAACCCGGCCGCCGCCCAGGCGCAAGGCGTGGCGCTGCCGGAAGCGCTGATCAAGTCGGCCGCACAGGTCATCAAGTAAGCAAGCTGCCGCGACGATGTCCCTTTTCTCATTGCTGGGCGCGCTGGAGGTCGGTCTGGTCTTCAGCCTGGTCGCCCTGGGCGTGCTGATTTCCTTCCGCCTGCTGCGTTTTCCCGACCTGACGGTTGACGGCAGTTTCCCCCTGGGTGCCGCGGTGGCCGCCACCCTGATTTCCGCCGGTATCAATCCCTTCGCCGCGACCGCCTGCGCCATCGTCGCCGGCGCCGCGGCCGGGTGGCTGACCGGCTGGCTGAATGTCAAACTGCGCATCATGGACCTGCTGGCCAGTATCCTGGTGATGATCGCGCTGTATTCGATTAACCTGCGCGTGATGGGACGGCCCAACGTCCCGCTCATTACCGAAGCCACGGTATTCACGATGCTGCAGCCCGCCTGGCTGAGCGATTACATCGCGCGGCCGCTGGTCCTGCTGGCCGTGGTGATCGTCTGCAAGCTGCTGCTGGACTGGTTCCTTTCCACGGAGCGCGGGCTGGCCCTGCGGGCCACGGGCGCCAATCCGCGCATGGCGCGTGCGCAGGGCGTGAACACCGGCCGCATGGTGCTGGGCGGCATGGCGCTGTCCAATGCCCTGGTGGCGCTGGCCGGCGCCCTGTTCGCGCAGGCCCAGGGCGGCGCCGATATTTCGATGGGCCTGGGCACCATCGTCATCGGCCTGGCCGCGGTCATCGTCGGCGAAAGCCTGCTGCCGGCACGGCGCATCGCGCTGGCCACGCTGGCGGTCATACTGGGCGCCATCGTGTACCGCTTCTTCGTCACGCTGGCCTTGAATACCGATTTCATCGGCCTGCAGGCCCAGGACCTGAACCTGGTGACGGCGGTGCTGGTGACCATCGCGCTCGTCATTCCGCGCTTGCGCCGCCGCCGCCGCGCGGCGCAGGGAGTGTGAATGGAAACCCACCCCGGGAAGGAAACACACCCCCCGAAGCGCTGCGCGCTTCCCCCCTCAAGGGGGGCGACGCTGGCGGACCGGCGAAGCCGGATCCGCGGCGTCCCGGATCGAGGTGCACCTGTTGCATGCGACGTATGGTGTGATGAAGCCCACCCCCCGAAGCGCTGCGCGCTTCCCTCTCAACGGGTGGCGCTGGCGGACCGGCGGAGCCGGATCCGCGTTGTTCCCCAAGGGGGTAGACCTGTTTCACGCGTAGCGAGTGGCACGCGGGGTGATGGAAAACTGACATGTTAAGCGCGCACGATCTGCACATTACCTTCAATCCCGGCACGCCCATCGAGACACGGGCGCTGCGCGGCTTGTCGCTGCACATCCCCACGGGCCAGTTCGTTACCGTCATCGGCTCCAACGGCGCCGGCAAATCGACCTTCCTGAACGCGGTGTCGGGCGACCAGGCCATCGACGCCGGTCGTATCGAAATCGACGGCGTGGACA
Proteins encoded in this region:
- a CDS encoding ABC transporter substrate-binding protein encodes the protein MSRTISAVQAAAAAFALAAALHSGGPAQAAPAGQKSVAVIAIVEHPALDAVRDGVKDALKAKGYDAAKNLKWQYQSAQGNTGTAAQIARKFVGDHPDAIVAIATPAAQAVVAATKEIPVVYAAVTDPVAAQLVPSMEASGTNVTGVSDALDVSRQIDLIRKIVPNAKRVGMVYNPGEANSVVVVKQMQELLPKAGMSLVEAAAPRTVDVAAAARSLIGKVDVIYTSTDNNVVAAYESLVKVGNDAKIPLVAADNDSVKRGAIAAQGVDYYQLGKQVGDVVARILKGDKPGAIPSATVTTVKLTLNPAAAQAQGVALPEALIKSAAQVIK
- a CDS encoding ABC transporter permease; its protein translation is MSLFSLLGALEVGLVFSLVALGVLISFRLLRFPDLTVDGSFPLGAAVAATLISAGINPFAATACAIVAGAAAGWLTGWLNVKLRIMDLLASILVMIALYSINLRVMGRPNVPLITEATVFTMLQPAWLSDYIARPLVLLAVVIVCKLLLDWFLSTERGLALRATGANPRMARAQGVNTGRMVLGGMALSNALVALAGALFAQAQGGADISMGLGTIVIGLAAVIVGESLLPARRIALATLAVILGAIVYRFFVTLALNTDFIGLQAQDLNLVTAVLVTIALVIPRLRRRRRAAQGV